A portion of the Lolium rigidum isolate FL_2022 chromosome 1, APGP_CSIRO_Lrig_0.1, whole genome shotgun sequence genome contains these proteins:
- the LOC124682587 gene encoding uncharacterized protein LOC124682587, which translates to MVMMGQLGRFVDGIRSKMQAGGFGKKGAGKKAAAAAAYDKMGKTDSMRVEIKSRQAQKLIAKNLVAAESIGRRSRNKRFFLAF; encoded by the coding sequence ATGGTGATGATGGGGCAGCTGGGGAGGTTCGTGGACGGGATCAGGTCGAAGATGCAGGCCGGCGGCTTCGGGAAGAAGGGAGCGGGGAAgaaggcggcggcagcggcggcgtatGACAAGATGGGCAAGACGGACAGCATGAGGGTGGAGATCAAGAGCCGGCAGGCGCAGAAGCTCATCGCCAAGAACCTCGTCGCCGCCGAATCCATCGGCCGCAGGAGCAGGAACAAGCGCTTCTTCCTCGCCTTCTGA
- the LOC124682589 gene encoding uncharacterized protein LOC124682589, which translates to MVMMGQLGRFVDGIRSKMRVGGGGKKGAAGKKAAAAAAYDKMGKTDSMRVEIKSRQAQKLIAKNLVAAESIGRRSRNKRFFLAF; encoded by the coding sequence ATGGTGATGATGGGGCAACTGGGGAGATTTGTGGACGGGATCAGGTCGAAGATGCGGGTCGGTGGCGGCGGGAAGAAGGGAGCGGCGGGGAAgaaggcggcggcagcggcggcataCGACAAGATGGGCAAGACGGACAGCATGAGGGTGGAGATCAAAAGCCGGCAGGCGCAGAAGCTCATCGCCAAGAACCTCGTCGCCGCAGAATCCATCGGCCGCAGGAGCAGGAACAAGCGCTTCTTCCTCGCCTTCTGA